In Flavobacterium luteolum, the DNA window ATACAAGTTCTAAATTTTGAAAACGCAATAATTTGTTAATTGATTCATTCTATTGAATATTTTACACTTATTTTGCCTTTCAAATCAAATTATAAAATTGATCCTGATTTAGTTTTTTAAAAAAAATTATCTCATTTTCAAATTATCTAATTTTCACATTAAACAAATGAAGCTAAGAGCCGATAATTTAATCAAAACCTATAAAGGACGAAGCGTTGTAAAAGGAATTTCTGTTGAAGTAAATCAAGGAGAAATCGTAGGGCTTTTGGGGCCAAATGGAGCTGGAAAAACAACGTCTTTCTATATGATTGTAGGATTGGTAAAACCAAATCAAGGAAATATTTTTCTAGATGATTTAAATATTACCGACTATCCGATGTATAAACGTGCTCAACAGGGAATTGGTTATTTGGCACAAGAAGCTTCTGTTTTTAGAAAATTAAGCATTGAAGACAATATCTTGAGCGTTTTACAATTAACTAAACTTTCTAAAGAAGAGCAAATTGCCAAAATGGAAAGTTTAATTGAGGAATTCAGTTTAGAACATATTCGTACCAACCGAGGCGATTTACTTTCTGGAGGTGAGCGTCGTCGTACAGAAATCGCTCGCGCATTGGCTACCGATCCAAAATTTATTTTACTGGATGAGCCTTTTGCTGGAGTTGACCCTGTTGCGG includes these proteins:
- the lptB gene encoding LPS export ABC transporter ATP-binding protein: MKLRADNLIKTYKGRSVVKGISVEVNQGEIVGLLGPNGAGKTTSFYMIVGLVKPNQGNIFLDDLNITDYPMYKRAQQGIGYLAQEASVFRKLSIEDNILSVLQLTKLSKEEQIAKMESLIEEFSLEHIRTNRGDLLSGGERRRTEIARALATDPKFILLDEPFAGVDPVAVEDIQRIVAQLKNKNIGILITDHNVQETLAITDKTYLMFEGGILKAGVPEELVEDEMVRRVYLGQNFELRKKKLEF